The Pan paniscus chromosome 15, NHGRI_mPanPan1-v2.0_pri, whole genome shotgun sequence genome includes a window with the following:
- the GARIN2 gene encoding Golgi-associated RAB2 interactor protein 2 isoform X5 produces the protein MKKNTSKSTMRINKQDALCTPHSHDPRDLQNMLDGGEYAPFVSPPMLESNFIQVNRRGESIYLHNRANWVTVGICSSSSTHKIPNVMLLAHLTPGAQKDTETLFKSLLTSPPAEKLVLTRFLPLQFVTLSVHDMENMRLKVKLVSGRAYYLQLCTSAYKQDTLFSQWVALISLLNQEKAKVSKVSEVSSLSGITNSTDITGSMDVTDVTAFTAILTPYMYAGTGPEHVRDSIDFSEFTDITDITDVTDLPENEVPEVPDVRIVTEVIEVREATEVTDSSDITNCSGVTVVFENNDLIRAKQEEKEKLKNILKPGCLQDTKSKSELKESSKHVTISNITLTFEGKRYFQTTLTPAESEANTSKEMEDKTSEEKMPDFQSTALKAEESRSLRTESNTSVSPNYGLISDSLIFFPR, from the exons ATGAAGAAGAACACCAGCAAGTCTACCATGAGGATCAATAAGCAAGATGCTCTCTGCACCCCACACTCCCATGATCCGAGAGATCTTCAAAATATGTTGGATGGAGGAGAGTATGCCCCTTTTGTATCTCCTCCCATGTTAGAGAGCAATTTTATCCAG GTCAACAGAAGAGGTGAATCCATTTACCTTCATAACCGAGCCAACTGGGTGACCGTAGGCATCTGTTCTTCCAGCTCCACCCACAAGATCCCCAATGTGATGCTACTGGCCCATCTGACACCTGGTGCCCAAAAAGATACAGAAACCCTGTTTAAAAGTCTCCTGACATCTCCTCCTGCAGAGAAACTAGTGCTCACCAG GTTTCTCCCTCTGCAGTTTGTGACTCTTTCTGTGCATGACATGGAGAACATGCGCCTGAAAGTAAAGCTGGTGAGTGGTCGAGCCTACTACTTACAGCTCTGCACCTCTGCATATAAACAGGACACCTTGTTTTCTCAATGGGTGGCCCTCATCTCCCTCTTGAATCAGGAGAAAGCCAAAGTTTCCAAAGTGTCGGAGGTTTCAAGTCTCTCAGGAATTACGAATAGCACAGACATCACAGGCTCCATGGATGTGACGGATGTCACCGCGTTCACAGCCATCCTGACCCCATACATGTATGCAGGTACAGGCCCTGAACATGTCAGGGACAGCATAGATTTCTCAGAATTCACAGACATCACCGACATCACAGATGTCACAGATCTTCCAGAAAATGAGGTCCCAGAGGTCCCGGATGTAAGAATTGTCACAGAAGTCATAGAAGTCAGAGAAGCCACGGAAGTCACAGACAGCTCTGATATTACAAACTGCTCGGGAGTCACAGTGGTGTTTGAAAACAATGACTTAATCAGGGCCAAGCAAGAGGAGAAG gaaaaattgaaaaacattctgAAGCCTGGGTGTTTACAAGATACAAAAAGTAAGAGTGAGTTGAAAGAATCCTCAAAACATGTCACCATCTCAAACATAACACTGACTTTTGAAggtaaaagatattttcaaactacCTTGACTCCAGCAGAAAGTGAGGCAAATACATCCAAGGAGATGGAGGATAAGACCTCTGAAGAAAAGATGCCTGATTTTCAGAGCACAGCTCTCAAGGCTGAAGAATCCAG gAGCTTGAGAACTGAATCAAACACTTCAG tgagcCCAAATTATGGGCTTATCTCTgattctttgatattttttccaagatga
- the GARIN2 gene encoding Golgi-associated RAB2 interactor protein 2 isoform X10, translating to MKKNTSKSTMRINKQDALCTPHSHDPRDLQNMLDGGEYAPFVSPPMLESNFIQVNRRGESIYLHNRANWVTVGICSSSSTHKIPNVMLLAHLTPGAQKDTETLFKSLLTSPPAEKLVLTRFLPLQFVTLSVHDMENMRLKVKLEKAKVSKVSEVSSLSGITNSTDITGSMDVTDVTAFTAILTPYMYAGTGPEHVRDSIDFSEFTDITDITDVTDLPENEVPEVPDVRIVTEVIEVREATEVTDSSDITNCSGVTVVFENNDLIRAKQEEKEKLKNILKPGCLQDTKSKSELKESSKHVTISNITLTFEGKRYFQTTLTPAESEANTSKEMEDKTSEEKMPDFQSTALKAEESRSLRTESNTSGLYSFSVFPLISISFPIFTLL from the exons ATGAAGAAGAACACCAGCAAGTCTACCATGAGGATCAATAAGCAAGATGCTCTCTGCACCCCACACTCCCATGATCCGAGAGATCTTCAAAATATGTTGGATGGAGGAGAGTATGCCCCTTTTGTATCTCCTCCCATGTTAGAGAGCAATTTTATCCAG GTCAACAGAAGAGGTGAATCCATTTACCTTCATAACCGAGCCAACTGGGTGACCGTAGGCATCTGTTCTTCCAGCTCCACCCACAAGATCCCCAATGTGATGCTACTGGCCCATCTGACACCTGGTGCCCAAAAAGATACAGAAACCCTGTTTAAAAGTCTCCTGACATCTCCTCCTGCAGAGAAACTAGTGCTCACCAG GTTTCTCCCTCTGCAGTTTGTGACTCTTTCTGTGCATGACATGGAGAACATGCGCCTGAAAGTAAAGCTG GAGAAAGCCAAAGTTTCCAAAGTGTCGGAGGTTTCAAGTCTCTCAGGAATTACGAATAGCACAGACATCACAGGCTCCATGGATGTGACGGATGTCACCGCGTTCACAGCCATCCTGACCCCATACATGTATGCAGGTACAGGCCCTGAACATGTCAGGGACAGCATAGATTTCTCAGAATTCACAGACATCACCGACATCACAGATGTCACAGATCTTCCAGAAAATGAGGTCCCAGAGGTCCCGGATGTAAGAATTGTCACAGAAGTCATAGAAGTCAGAGAAGCCACGGAAGTCACAGACAGCTCTGATATTACAAACTGCTCGGGAGTCACAGTGGTGTTTGAAAACAATGACTTAATCAGGGCCAAGCAAGAGGAGAAG gaaaaattgaaaaacattctgAAGCCTGGGTGTTTACAAGATACAAAAAGTAAGAGTGAGTTGAAAGAATCCTCAAAACATGTCACCATCTCAAACATAACACTGACTTTTGAAggtaaaagatattttcaaactacCTTGACTCCAGCAGAAAGTGAGGCAAATACATCCAAGGAGATGGAGGATAAGACCTCTGAAGAAAAGATGCCTGATTTTCAGAGCACAGCTCTCAAGGCTGAAGAATCCAG gAGCTTGAGAACTGAATCAAACACTTCAG GCTTGTatagtttttcagtttttcccctgATTAGCATTTCTTTCCCCATTTTCACTCTCCTCTAA
- the GARIN2 gene encoding Golgi-associated RAB2 interactor protein 2 isoform X3, with protein MKKNTSKSTMRINKQDALCTPHSHDPRDLQNMLDGGEYAPFVSPPMLESNFIQVNRRGESIYLHNRANWVTVGICSSSSTHKIPNVMLLAHLTPGAQKDTETLFKSLLTSPPAEKLVLTRFLPLQFVTLSVHDMENMRLKVKLVSGRAYYLQLCTSAYKQDTLFSQWVALISLLNQEKAKVSKVSEVSSLSGITNSTDITGSMDVTDVTAFTAILTPYMYAGTGPEHVRDSIDFSEFTDITDITDVTDLPENEVPEVPDVRIVTEVIEVREATEVTDSSDITNCSGVTVVFENNDLIRAKQEEKEKLKNILKPGCLQDTKSKSELKESSKHVTISNITLTFEGKRYFQTTLTPAESEANTSKEMEDKTSEEKMPDFQSTALKAEESRSLRTESNTSGNECEERKVKQKKTKLMEKHVRQTKDI; from the exons ATGAAGAAGAACACCAGCAAGTCTACCATGAGGATCAATAAGCAAGATGCTCTCTGCACCCCACACTCCCATGATCCGAGAGATCTTCAAAATATGTTGGATGGAGGAGAGTATGCCCCTTTTGTATCTCCTCCCATGTTAGAGAGCAATTTTATCCAG GTCAACAGAAGAGGTGAATCCATTTACCTTCATAACCGAGCCAACTGGGTGACCGTAGGCATCTGTTCTTCCAGCTCCACCCACAAGATCCCCAATGTGATGCTACTGGCCCATCTGACACCTGGTGCCCAAAAAGATACAGAAACCCTGTTTAAAAGTCTCCTGACATCTCCTCCTGCAGAGAAACTAGTGCTCACCAG GTTTCTCCCTCTGCAGTTTGTGACTCTTTCTGTGCATGACATGGAGAACATGCGCCTGAAAGTAAAGCTGGTGAGTGGTCGAGCCTACTACTTACAGCTCTGCACCTCTGCATATAAACAGGACACCTTGTTTTCTCAATGGGTGGCCCTCATCTCCCTCTTGAATCAGGAGAAAGCCAAAGTTTCCAAAGTGTCGGAGGTTTCAAGTCTCTCAGGAATTACGAATAGCACAGACATCACAGGCTCCATGGATGTGACGGATGTCACCGCGTTCACAGCCATCCTGACCCCATACATGTATGCAGGTACAGGCCCTGAACATGTCAGGGACAGCATAGATTTCTCAGAATTCACAGACATCACCGACATCACAGATGTCACAGATCTTCCAGAAAATGAGGTCCCAGAGGTCCCGGATGTAAGAATTGTCACAGAAGTCATAGAAGTCAGAGAAGCCACGGAAGTCACAGACAGCTCTGATATTACAAACTGCTCGGGAGTCACAGTGGTGTTTGAAAACAATGACTTAATCAGGGCCAAGCAAGAGGAGAAG gaaaaattgaaaaacattctgAAGCCTGGGTGTTTACAAGATACAAAAAGTAAGAGTGAGTTGAAAGAATCCTCAAAACATGTCACCATCTCAAACATAACACTGACTTTTGAAggtaaaagatattttcaaactacCTTGACTCCAGCAGAAAGTGAGGCAAATACATCCAAGGAGATGGAGGATAAGACCTCTGAAGAAAAGATGCCTGATTTTCAGAGCACAGCTCTCAAGGCTGAAGAATCCAG gAGCTTGAGAACTGAATCAAACACTTCAG GGAATGAATGtgaggaaagaaaagtaaaacagaaaaagacaaagtTGATGGAAAAACATGTAAGACAAACTAAAg ACATTTGA
- the GARIN2 gene encoding Golgi-associated RAB2 interactor protein 2 isoform X8 has product MKKNTSKSTMRINKQDALCTPHSHDPRDLQNMLDGGEYAPFVSPPMLESNFIQVNRRGESIYLHNRANWVTVGICSSSSTHKIPNVMLLAHLTPGAQKDTETLFKSLLTSPPAEKLVLTRFLPLQFVTLSVHDMENMRLKVKLVSGRAYYLQLCTSAYKQDTLFSQWVALISLLNQEKAKVSKVSEVSSLSGITNSTDITGSMDVTDVTAFTAILTPYMYAGTGPEHVRDSIDFSEFTDITDITDVTDLPENEVPEVPDVRIVTEVIEVREATEVTDSSDITNCSGVTVVFENNDLIRAKQEEKEKLKNILKPGCLQDTKTESEANTSKEMEDKTSEEKMPDFQSTALKAEESRSLRTESNTSGNECEERKVKQKKTKLMEKHVRQTKDI; this is encoded by the exons ATGAAGAAGAACACCAGCAAGTCTACCATGAGGATCAATAAGCAAGATGCTCTCTGCACCCCACACTCCCATGATCCGAGAGATCTTCAAAATATGTTGGATGGAGGAGAGTATGCCCCTTTTGTATCTCCTCCCATGTTAGAGAGCAATTTTATCCAG GTCAACAGAAGAGGTGAATCCATTTACCTTCATAACCGAGCCAACTGGGTGACCGTAGGCATCTGTTCTTCCAGCTCCACCCACAAGATCCCCAATGTGATGCTACTGGCCCATCTGACACCTGGTGCCCAAAAAGATACAGAAACCCTGTTTAAAAGTCTCCTGACATCTCCTCCTGCAGAGAAACTAGTGCTCACCAG GTTTCTCCCTCTGCAGTTTGTGACTCTTTCTGTGCATGACATGGAGAACATGCGCCTGAAAGTAAAGCTGGTGAGTGGTCGAGCCTACTACTTACAGCTCTGCACCTCTGCATATAAACAGGACACCTTGTTTTCTCAATGGGTGGCCCTCATCTCCCTCTTGAATCAGGAGAAAGCCAAAGTTTCCAAAGTGTCGGAGGTTTCAAGTCTCTCAGGAATTACGAATAGCACAGACATCACAGGCTCCATGGATGTGACGGATGTCACCGCGTTCACAGCCATCCTGACCCCATACATGTATGCAGGTACAGGCCCTGAACATGTCAGGGACAGCATAGATTTCTCAGAATTCACAGACATCACCGACATCACAGATGTCACAGATCTTCCAGAAAATGAGGTCCCAGAGGTCCCGGATGTAAGAATTGTCACAGAAGTCATAGAAGTCAGAGAAGCCACGGAAGTCACAGACAGCTCTGATATTACAAACTGCTCGGGAGTCACAGTGGTGTTTGAAAACAATGACTTAATCAGGGCCAAGCAAGAGGAGAAG gaaaaattgaaaaacattctgAAGCCTGGGTGTTTACAAGATACAAAAA CAGAAAGTGAGGCAAATACATCCAAGGAGATGGAGGATAAGACCTCTGAAGAAAAGATGCCTGATTTTCAGAGCACAGCTCTCAAGGCTGAAGAATCCAG gAGCTTGAGAACTGAATCAAACACTTCAG GGAATGAATGtgaggaaagaaaagtaaaacagaaaaagacaaagtTGATGGAAAAACATGTAAGACAAACTAAAg ACATTTGA
- the GARIN2 gene encoding Golgi-associated RAB2 interactor protein 2 isoform X6, translating to MKKNTSKSTMRINKQDALCTPHSHDPRDLQNMLDGGEYAPFVSPPMLESNFIQVNRRGESIYLHNRANWVTVGICSSSSTHKIPNVMLLAHLTPGAQKDTETLFKSLLTSPPAEKLVLTRFLPLQFVTLSVHDMENMRLKVKLVSGRAYYLQLCTSAYKQDTLFSQWVALISLLNQEKAKVSKVSEVSSLSGITNSTDITGSMDVTDVTAFTAILTPYMYAGTGPEHVRDSIDFSEFTDITDITDVTDLPENEVPEVPDVRIVTEVIEVREATEVTDSSDITNCSGVTVVFENNDLIRAKQEEKEKLKNILKPGCLQDTKSKSELKESSKHVTISNITLTFEGKRYFQTTLTPAESEANTSKEMEDKTSEEKMPDFQSTALKAEESRSLRTESNTSDI from the exons ATGAAGAAGAACACCAGCAAGTCTACCATGAGGATCAATAAGCAAGATGCTCTCTGCACCCCACACTCCCATGATCCGAGAGATCTTCAAAATATGTTGGATGGAGGAGAGTATGCCCCTTTTGTATCTCCTCCCATGTTAGAGAGCAATTTTATCCAG GTCAACAGAAGAGGTGAATCCATTTACCTTCATAACCGAGCCAACTGGGTGACCGTAGGCATCTGTTCTTCCAGCTCCACCCACAAGATCCCCAATGTGATGCTACTGGCCCATCTGACACCTGGTGCCCAAAAAGATACAGAAACCCTGTTTAAAAGTCTCCTGACATCTCCTCCTGCAGAGAAACTAGTGCTCACCAG GTTTCTCCCTCTGCAGTTTGTGACTCTTTCTGTGCATGACATGGAGAACATGCGCCTGAAAGTAAAGCTGGTGAGTGGTCGAGCCTACTACTTACAGCTCTGCACCTCTGCATATAAACAGGACACCTTGTTTTCTCAATGGGTGGCCCTCATCTCCCTCTTGAATCAGGAGAAAGCCAAAGTTTCCAAAGTGTCGGAGGTTTCAAGTCTCTCAGGAATTACGAATAGCACAGACATCACAGGCTCCATGGATGTGACGGATGTCACCGCGTTCACAGCCATCCTGACCCCATACATGTATGCAGGTACAGGCCCTGAACATGTCAGGGACAGCATAGATTTCTCAGAATTCACAGACATCACCGACATCACAGATGTCACAGATCTTCCAGAAAATGAGGTCCCAGAGGTCCCGGATGTAAGAATTGTCACAGAAGTCATAGAAGTCAGAGAAGCCACGGAAGTCACAGACAGCTCTGATATTACAAACTGCTCGGGAGTCACAGTGGTGTTTGAAAACAATGACTTAATCAGGGCCAAGCAAGAGGAGAAG gaaaaattgaaaaacattctgAAGCCTGGGTGTTTACAAGATACAAAAAGTAAGAGTGAGTTGAAAGAATCCTCAAAACATGTCACCATCTCAAACATAACACTGACTTTTGAAggtaaaagatattttcaaactacCTTGACTCCAGCAGAAAGTGAGGCAAATACATCCAAGGAGATGGAGGATAAGACCTCTGAAGAAAAGATGCCTGATTTTCAGAGCACAGCTCTCAAGGCTGAAGAATCCAG gAGCTTGAGAACTGAATCAAACACTTCAG ACATTTGA
- the GARIN2 gene encoding Golgi-associated RAB2 interactor protein 2 isoform X2 yields MKKNTSKSTMRINKQDALCTPHSHDPRDLQNMLDGGEYAPFVSPPMLESNFIQVNRRGESIYLHNRANWVTVGICSSSSTHKIPNVMLLAHLTPGAQKDTETLFKSLLTSPPAEKLVLTRFLPLQFVTLSVHDMENMRLKVKLVSGRAYYLQLCTSAYKQDTLFSQWVALISLLNQEKAKVSKVSEVSSLSGITNSTDITGSMDVTDVTAFTAILTPYMYAGTGPEHVRDSIDFSEFTDITDITDVTDLPENEVPEVPDVRIVTEVIEVREATEVTDSSDITNCSGVTVVFENNDLIRAKQEEKEKLKNILKPGCLQDTKSKSELKESSKHVTISNITLTFEGKRYFQTTLTPAESEANTSKEMEDKTSEEKMPDFQSTALKAEESRSLRTESNTSGNECEERKVKQKKTKLMEKHVRQTKDTNY; encoded by the exons ATGAAGAAGAACACCAGCAAGTCTACCATGAGGATCAATAAGCAAGATGCTCTCTGCACCCCACACTCCCATGATCCGAGAGATCTTCAAAATATGTTGGATGGAGGAGAGTATGCCCCTTTTGTATCTCCTCCCATGTTAGAGAGCAATTTTATCCAG GTCAACAGAAGAGGTGAATCCATTTACCTTCATAACCGAGCCAACTGGGTGACCGTAGGCATCTGTTCTTCCAGCTCCACCCACAAGATCCCCAATGTGATGCTACTGGCCCATCTGACACCTGGTGCCCAAAAAGATACAGAAACCCTGTTTAAAAGTCTCCTGACATCTCCTCCTGCAGAGAAACTAGTGCTCACCAG GTTTCTCCCTCTGCAGTTTGTGACTCTTTCTGTGCATGACATGGAGAACATGCGCCTGAAAGTAAAGCTGGTGAGTGGTCGAGCCTACTACTTACAGCTCTGCACCTCTGCATATAAACAGGACACCTTGTTTTCTCAATGGGTGGCCCTCATCTCCCTCTTGAATCAGGAGAAAGCCAAAGTTTCCAAAGTGTCGGAGGTTTCAAGTCTCTCAGGAATTACGAATAGCACAGACATCACAGGCTCCATGGATGTGACGGATGTCACCGCGTTCACAGCCATCCTGACCCCATACATGTATGCAGGTACAGGCCCTGAACATGTCAGGGACAGCATAGATTTCTCAGAATTCACAGACATCACCGACATCACAGATGTCACAGATCTTCCAGAAAATGAGGTCCCAGAGGTCCCGGATGTAAGAATTGTCACAGAAGTCATAGAAGTCAGAGAAGCCACGGAAGTCACAGACAGCTCTGATATTACAAACTGCTCGGGAGTCACAGTGGTGTTTGAAAACAATGACTTAATCAGGGCCAAGCAAGAGGAGAAG gaaaaattgaaaaacattctgAAGCCTGGGTGTTTACAAGATACAAAAAGTAAGAGTGAGTTGAAAGAATCCTCAAAACATGTCACCATCTCAAACATAACACTGACTTTTGAAggtaaaagatattttcaaactacCTTGACTCCAGCAGAAAGTGAGGCAAATACATCCAAGGAGATGGAGGATAAGACCTCTGAAGAAAAGATGCCTGATTTTCAGAGCACAGCTCTCAAGGCTGAAGAATCCAG gAGCTTGAGAACTGAATCAAACACTTCAG GGAATGAATGtgaggaaagaaaagtaaaacagaaaaagacaaagtTGATGGAAAAACATGTAAGACAAACTAAAg atacaAACTACTAA
- the GARIN2 gene encoding Golgi-associated RAB2 interactor protein 2 isoform X7 produces MKKNTSKSTMRINKQDALCTPHSHDPRDLQNMLDGGEYAPFVSPPMLESNFIQVNRRGESIYLHNRANWVTVGICSSSSTHKIPNVMLLAHLTPGAQKDTETLFKSLLTSPPAEKLVLTRFLPLQFVTLSVHDMENMRLKVKLVSGRAYYLQLCTSAYKQDTLFSQWVALISLLNQEKAKVSKVSEVSSLSGITNSTDITGSMDVTDVTAFTAILTPYMYAGTGPEHVRDSIDFSEFTDITDITDVTDLPENEVPEVPDVRIVTEVIEVREATEVTDSSDITNCSGVTVVFENNDLIRAKQEEKEKLKNILKPGCLQDTKTESEANTSKEMEDKTSEEKMPDFQSTALKAEESRSLRTESNTSGNECEERKVKQKKTKLMEKHVRQTKDTNY; encoded by the exons ATGAAGAAGAACACCAGCAAGTCTACCATGAGGATCAATAAGCAAGATGCTCTCTGCACCCCACACTCCCATGATCCGAGAGATCTTCAAAATATGTTGGATGGAGGAGAGTATGCCCCTTTTGTATCTCCTCCCATGTTAGAGAGCAATTTTATCCAG GTCAACAGAAGAGGTGAATCCATTTACCTTCATAACCGAGCCAACTGGGTGACCGTAGGCATCTGTTCTTCCAGCTCCACCCACAAGATCCCCAATGTGATGCTACTGGCCCATCTGACACCTGGTGCCCAAAAAGATACAGAAACCCTGTTTAAAAGTCTCCTGACATCTCCTCCTGCAGAGAAACTAGTGCTCACCAG GTTTCTCCCTCTGCAGTTTGTGACTCTTTCTGTGCATGACATGGAGAACATGCGCCTGAAAGTAAAGCTGGTGAGTGGTCGAGCCTACTACTTACAGCTCTGCACCTCTGCATATAAACAGGACACCTTGTTTTCTCAATGGGTGGCCCTCATCTCCCTCTTGAATCAGGAGAAAGCCAAAGTTTCCAAAGTGTCGGAGGTTTCAAGTCTCTCAGGAATTACGAATAGCACAGACATCACAGGCTCCATGGATGTGACGGATGTCACCGCGTTCACAGCCATCCTGACCCCATACATGTATGCAGGTACAGGCCCTGAACATGTCAGGGACAGCATAGATTTCTCAGAATTCACAGACATCACCGACATCACAGATGTCACAGATCTTCCAGAAAATGAGGTCCCAGAGGTCCCGGATGTAAGAATTGTCACAGAAGTCATAGAAGTCAGAGAAGCCACGGAAGTCACAGACAGCTCTGATATTACAAACTGCTCGGGAGTCACAGTGGTGTTTGAAAACAATGACTTAATCAGGGCCAAGCAAGAGGAGAAG gaaaaattgaaaaacattctgAAGCCTGGGTGTTTACAAGATACAAAAA CAGAAAGTGAGGCAAATACATCCAAGGAGATGGAGGATAAGACCTCTGAAGAAAAGATGCCTGATTTTCAGAGCACAGCTCTCAAGGCTGAAGAATCCAG gAGCTTGAGAACTGAATCAAACACTTCAG GGAATGAATGtgaggaaagaaaagtaaaacagaaaaagacaaagtTGATGGAAAAACATGTAAGACAAACTAAAg atacaAACTACTAA
- the GARIN2 gene encoding Golgi-associated RAB2 interactor protein 2 isoform X1, with product MKKNTSKSTMRINKQDALCTPHSHDPRDLQNMLDGGEYAPFVSPPMLESNFIQVNRRGESIYLHNRANWVTVGICSSSSTHKIPNVMLLAHLTPGAQKDTETLFKSLLTSPPAEKLVLTRFLPLQFVTLSVHDMENMRLKVKLVSGRAYYLQLCTSAYKQDTLFSQWVALISLLNQEKAKVSKVSEVSSLSGITNSTDITGSMDVTDVTAFTAILTPYMYAGTGPEHVRDSIDFSEFTDITDITDVTDLPENEVPEVPDVRIVTEVIEVREATEVTDSSDITNCSGVTVVFENNDLIRAKQEEKEKLKNILKPGCLQDTKSKSELKESSKHVTISNITLTFEGKRYFQTTLTPAESEANTSKEMEDKTSEEKMPDFQSTALKAEESRSLRTESNTSGNECEERKVKQKKTKLMEKHIQTTKLKSKHSSGKDNQCKRKTKQCLLRGRNKAYD from the exons ATGAAGAAGAACACCAGCAAGTCTACCATGAGGATCAATAAGCAAGATGCTCTCTGCACCCCACACTCCCATGATCCGAGAGATCTTCAAAATATGTTGGATGGAGGAGAGTATGCCCCTTTTGTATCTCCTCCCATGTTAGAGAGCAATTTTATCCAG GTCAACAGAAGAGGTGAATCCATTTACCTTCATAACCGAGCCAACTGGGTGACCGTAGGCATCTGTTCTTCCAGCTCCACCCACAAGATCCCCAATGTGATGCTACTGGCCCATCTGACACCTGGTGCCCAAAAAGATACAGAAACCCTGTTTAAAAGTCTCCTGACATCTCCTCCTGCAGAGAAACTAGTGCTCACCAG GTTTCTCCCTCTGCAGTTTGTGACTCTTTCTGTGCATGACATGGAGAACATGCGCCTGAAAGTAAAGCTGGTGAGTGGTCGAGCCTACTACTTACAGCTCTGCACCTCTGCATATAAACAGGACACCTTGTTTTCTCAATGGGTGGCCCTCATCTCCCTCTTGAATCAGGAGAAAGCCAAAGTTTCCAAAGTGTCGGAGGTTTCAAGTCTCTCAGGAATTACGAATAGCACAGACATCACAGGCTCCATGGATGTGACGGATGTCACCGCGTTCACAGCCATCCTGACCCCATACATGTATGCAGGTACAGGCCCTGAACATGTCAGGGACAGCATAGATTTCTCAGAATTCACAGACATCACCGACATCACAGATGTCACAGATCTTCCAGAAAATGAGGTCCCAGAGGTCCCGGATGTAAGAATTGTCACAGAAGTCATAGAAGTCAGAGAAGCCACGGAAGTCACAGACAGCTCTGATATTACAAACTGCTCGGGAGTCACAGTGGTGTTTGAAAACAATGACTTAATCAGGGCCAAGCAAGAGGAGAAG gaaaaattgaaaaacattctgAAGCCTGGGTGTTTACAAGATACAAAAAGTAAGAGTGAGTTGAAAGAATCCTCAAAACATGTCACCATCTCAAACATAACACTGACTTTTGAAggtaaaagatattttcaaactacCTTGACTCCAGCAGAAAGTGAGGCAAATACATCCAAGGAGATGGAGGATAAGACCTCTGAAGAAAAGATGCCTGATTTTCAGAGCACAGCTCTCAAGGCTGAAGAATCCAG gAGCTTGAGAACTGAATCAAACACTTCAG GGAATGAATGtgaggaaagaaaagtaaaacagaaaaagacaaagtTGATGGAAAAACAT atacaAACTACTAAACTAAAAAGCAAACACAGCTCAGGAAAAGACAATCAGTGCAAGAGGAAAACCAAGCAGTGTCTTCTACGTGGCAGAAATAAAGCCTATGACTAA